In Poecile atricapillus isolate bPoeAtr1 chromosome W, bPoeAtr1.hap1, whole genome shotgun sequence, one DNA window encodes the following:
- the LOC131592141 gene encoding keratocan, with product MILKVYTSLLLLFLVNSVWTRTVRQVYDDLDPDHWSHYTSECPQECFCPPSFPNALYCDNKGLKEIPPIPARIWYLYLQNNQIETISEKPFVNATHLRWINLNKNKITNSGIESGVLSKLKRLLYLFLEENELEEVPAPLPVGLEQLRLARNKISRIPEGVFSHLENLTMLDLHQNSLLDSALQSDTFQGLNNLMQLNIAKNSLKKMPLSIPANTLQLFLDNNSIEVIPENYFSAIPKVTFLRLNYNKLSDDGIPPNGFNVSSILDLQLSHNQLTKVPPINAHLEHLHLDHNKIKSVNGTQICPVSIALEEDYGYYGNIPRLRYLRLDGNEIQPPIPLDIMICFRLLQAVVI from the exons ATGATTCTAAAAGTCTATACAAGCCTTTTGCTCTTATTCTTGGTCAATTCCGTGTGGACTCGAACTGTGAGACAAGTTTATGATGATCTGGATCCTGACCATTGGTCTCACTATACTTCTGAGTGTCCACAGGAGTGCTTTTGTCCTCCTAGTTTCCCCAACGCATTATACTGTGATAACAAAGGACTTAAAGAAATACCTCCAATTCCAGCAAGAATCTGGTACCTCTATCTTCAAAACAATCAAATTGAAACCATTTCAGAGAAGCCTTTTGTGAATGCCACTCATCTGAGATGGATAAATCTTAACAAAAATAAGATCACCAACAGTGGAATTGAGAGTGGTGTGCTGAGCAAGCTGAAAAGACTGCTTTATTTATTCCTTGAAGAGAACGAATTGGAAGAGGTGCCTGCCCCATTACCAGTGGGTCTGGAACAGCTAAGACTAGCTAGAAACAAAATctccagaatcccagaaggAGTCTTTAGCCACTTGGAAAACCTTACTATGTTAGACCTGCACCAGAACAGTTTGTTGGACAGCGCTCTTCAAAGTGACACCTTCCAAGGACTCAACAACCTTATGCAACTCAACATAGCAAAAAATTCACTCAAGAAAATGCCTTTAAGCATTCCAGCTAATACACTCCAGCTCTTTTTGGACAACAACTCCATTGAAGTTATACCAGAAAACTACTTCAGTGCAATACCCAAAGTGACTTTCCTTAGGCTGAACTACAATAAATTATCTGATGATGGTATCCCTCCAAATGGGTTTAACGTTTCATCTATTCTAGACCTACAGCTGTCTCATAATCAGCTCACTAAAGTTCCACCAATCAATGCTCACCTTGAGCACCTTCATCTTGATCACAACAAAATCAAAA GTGTCAATGGTACTCAGATATGCCCAGTTTCCATTGCCCTAGAAGAAGATTATGGTTATTATGGCAACATCCCTCGCCTCCGATACCTTCGTCTGGATGGAAATGAAATTCAACCTCCAATCCCATTGGACATCATGATTTGTTTCCGACTACTTCAAGCTGTTGTCATATAA
- the LOC131592003 gene encoding lumican → MTFNSLPVFLLLITGIFCQYEYGPGDDYGYDPFGPSAAVCAPECNCPLSYPTAMYCDNLKLKTIPIVPSGIKYLYLRNNMIEGIEENAFDNVTDLQWLILDHNHLENSKIKGRVFSKLKNLKKLHINYNNLTEAVGPLPKTLDDLQLSHNKITKVSPGAFEGLMNLTVIHLQNNKLKADSISGAFKGLNSLLYLDLSFNELTKLPTGLPHSLLMLYFDNNQISNVPDEYFQGFKALQYLRLSHNKLTDSGIPGNVFNITSLVELDLSFNQLKSIPTVSENLENFYLQVNKINKFPLSSFCKVVGPTTYSKITHLRLDGNNLTRADLPQEMYNCLRVAAEISLE, encoded by the exons ATGACTTTTAACTCCCTACCTGTCTTTCTGCTGTTGATTACTGGCATTTTTTGCCAATATGAATACGGTCCTGGAGATGATTATGGTTATGACCCTTTTGGGCCATCTGCAGCAGTCTGTGCCCCAGAATGTAATTGTCCTTTAAGCTACCCTACTGCCATGTACTGTGACAATCTTAAGCTGAAAACCATTCCAATTGTACCAAGTGGAATAAAATACCTCTATCTTCGAAACAATATGATTGAGGGAATTGAAGAGAATGCATTTGACAATGTAACAGACCTACAGTGGCTGATCCTAGATCACAACCATTTGGAAAATTCAAAAATTAAGGGAAGAGTCTTCTCTAAACTAAAGAACCTGAAGAAACTTCACATTAACTACAACAATTTGACTGAAGCTGTTGGACCACTTCCCAAAACACTAGATGACCTGCAATTAAGTCACAACAAGATCACAAAAGTCAGTCCTGGTGCATTTGAGGGGCTGATGAATCTGACTGTCATTCACCTCCAGAACAACAAGCTGAAAGCAGATTCTATTTCTGGGGCTTTTAAAGGCCTGAATTCACTTTTGTATCTTGACTTAAGCTTCAATGAACTTACAAAGCTACCGACAGGACTGCCTCACTCCTTGCTCATGCTGTACTTTGATAATAACCAAATTTCCAATGTTCCCGATGAGTACTTCCAAGGTTTTAAAGCCCTACAATATTTACGTTTATCCCACAATAAATTAACAGATTCTGGAATACCAGGTAATGTCTTCAACATCACATCTCTAGTTGAGCTGGATCTCTCCTTCAATCAGCTGAAGAGCATTCCAACTGTCAGTGAGAACCTGGAAAACTTCTACCTCCAAGTCAACAAAATTAACA AGTTCCCATTGAGCAGCTTCTGTAAGGTAGTTGGACCAACAACCTATTCCAAGATCACACATTTGCGCCTGGATGGAAACAATCTCACCCGGGCTGACCTGCCCCAGGAGATGTACAACTGCCTTCGGGTGGCTGCGGAGATCTCCCTGGAGTGA